The DNA segment AGGCATGCATAAGGTCAGGACGAGAACGCAGTGAAGTGACACTCATTGCCGTGAGCAAAACAAAACCTGTGGATATGTTGAGAGAAATCTATGACTGTGGTCAAAGAGACTTTGGTGAAAACAAGCCTCAGGAGATGAGAGACAAGACGGCTCTGCTGCCTTCAGATATCAGATGGCATATGATCGGTCATCTCCAGAGAAACAAAGTAAAATATGTGGTGGACAAAGCCTGCCTGATTCACTCGGTTGATTCGGTCAGGCTTGCTAGGGCCATCAGCGATGAAGCTGTAAAAAAACAATGTCAGGTTCCCATTCTGATTGAGGTCAACGTCGCCGGCGAAGAGAGCAAATTCGGAGTATCAGTGGAGAATACGTATTCACTGATCAACGAAATATCAGCATATCCCAATATCCATATAGAGGGTTTGATGACAATCGCTCCTTTCGTGGAAGAACCCGAGGACAACAGACCGGTTTTCCGTAAATTACGTCAATTAGGTGTTGACATCAAAGCAAAAAACATTAATAATGTTAATATGTGTATCTATAGCATGGGAATGACCAACGATTATGAGGTGGCGATTGAAGAGGGAGC comes from the Blautia liquoris genome and includes:
- a CDS encoding YggS family pyridoxal phosphate-dependent enzyme, translating into MLRENFDEVEDKISQACIRSGRERSEVTLIAVSKTKPVDMLREIYDCGQRDFGENKPQEMRDKTALLPSDIRWHMIGHLQRNKVKYVVDKACLIHSVDSVRLARAISDEAVKKQCQVPILIEVNVAGEESKFGVSVENTYSLINEISAYPNIHIEGLMTIAPFVEEPEDNRPVFRKLRQLGVDIKAKNINNVNMCIYSMGMTNDYEVAIEEGATMVRVGTGIFGARNYT